A single Thermoleophilia bacterium DNA region contains:
- a CDS encoding carboxypeptidase-like regulatory domain-containing protein, with the protein MRRYRLVTLLAVGFALLWTASPAAAGIDTSVNTSASPARQSIDRSAFVGRTSHTPNSLHNNQLGPGALSRPASVVVRDVIGTCAVSGVVRDFAGLPVAGVDVELGHYDASRYTSDLLTTTAGDGSFLFSDAPITSDGALWTWRSGTNYGLYNLTFAAGSNYYVLRPGQVTIQASRSTDSSWNQWDSMWVACYGGGGSAGTAISGASGQAHAMPPSLDYVATYFWSNEGTEDQYFANPIACAAGATSASAVHPDESKAKRVWLSSPYWASGPPGATIKLLLSNWPAGQKAQFWGEMDTPQVPWADYTGEWTSKGQDATVSMKVPKWATPGYTFLPHVWRSDDLWEFNDFVLNEFYQVCTLKPSKSTISRGSTITLSGVVPTEGHWGKQAGRSKTVTLYVHAGSAKVPTKWNPTTLGWAKVASFKADGLGRFKSPKLKVRATCTFVLRYPGDKWYWGAYTGTTKVKVR; encoded by the coding sequence ATGAGGAGATACCGACTAGTAACGCTGCTGGCTGTCGGATTCGCTCTGCTGTGGACGGCGAGTCCCGCCGCAGCCGGCATCGACACCAGCGTCAACACCAGCGCGTCACCAGCGCGCCAGAGCATCGACAGAAGCGCCTTCGTCGGTCGCACCAGCCACACTCCTAACAGCCTGCACAACAACCAGCTCGGGCCGGGTGCGCTCTCACGCCCAGCAAGTGTCGTAGTCCGCGACGTCATAGGCACATGCGCTGTAAGCGGCGTCGTCCGCGACTTCGCCGGCCTCCCGGTCGCCGGCGTCGATGTGGAGCTTGGTCACTACGATGCTAGTAGATACACCTCAGATCTCTTGACCACCACCGCCGGAGACGGGAGCTTCCTGTTCAGCGACGCACCGATCACATCCGATGGCGCCCTCTGGACATGGCGCTCCGGCACCAACTACGGTCTGTACAATCTCACTTTCGCAGCGGGGTCCAACTACTACGTTCTCCGCCCAGGCCAAGTCACCATCCAGGCGTCGCGATCAACTGATTCTTCGTGGAACCAATGGGACTCCATGTGGGTCGCGTGCTACGGAGGAGGCGGCAGCGCAGGCACAGCAATCAGCGGCGCGTCCGGCCAGGCCCACGCCATGCCTCCGTCACTAGACTACGTCGCCACGTACTTCTGGAGCAATGAGGGCACGGAAGACCAGTACTTCGCCAACCCGATCGCGTGCGCCGCGGGAGCAACGTCGGCGTCCGCCGTCCATCCGGACGAGTCGAAAGCGAAGAGAGTGTGGTTGTCGAGTCCGTACTGGGCCTCGGGACCGCCCGGCGCCACCATCAAGCTCCTGCTCTCAAACTGGCCGGCCGGACAGAAGGCCCAGTTCTGGGGAGAGATGGACACTCCTCAGGTGCCGTGGGCTGACTACACGGGCGAGTGGACGTCCAAGGGTCAAGACGCAACGGTCTCCATGAAGGTGCCGAAATGGGCGACACCTGGCTACACCTTCTTGCCCCACGTTTGGCGCTCAGACGACCTATGGGAATTCAACGACTTCGTCCTGAACGAGTTCTACCAAGTGTGCACGCTGAAGCCGAGCAAGTCGACGATCTCGCGCGGAAGCACGATCACACTCAGCGGCGTCGTGCCGACGGAGGGGCATTGGGGCAAACAAGCTGGCCGCTCCAAGACCGTCACGCTCTATGTCCACGCCGGAAGCGCCAAAGTCCCCACGAAATGGAACCCCACGACCCTCGGCTGGGCCAAAGTGGCGTCGTTCAAGGCAGACGGCCTCGGACGCTTCAAGAGTCCCAAACTGAAGGTGCGTGCGACCTGCACGTTCGTGCTTCGTTACCCAGGCGACAAGTGGTACTGGGGCGCGTACACCGGTACAACCAAGGTGAAAGTGCGCTGA
- a CDS encoding CoB--CoM heterodisulfide reductase iron-sulfur subunit B family protein, whose protein sequence is MSYAEYAEFADRRGIMGKRYKRTPDVPRIDGGVLLFRSCLVSAEYPGVEAATKWLFERFGIEYTIHPEQTCCTGLGYYSDLMPIETTVGLAARNACVAVNDGHPTMCYLCSTCYAVNKKARNILAVDAYRSQTNAVLESIGRMYDDEVAAKVQHKHTLDVLWGVHESIPELVRRRLDGVKVATHPACHYCKVFPEETLGDNENFVVPEELLEPAGVTPTGNYNEKTLHCGAGFRNRFVNPSISVAVTHQKLRRLAQEQVDVLVHMCPNCHVQYDRYHDIIAASREEDYPFIHLHVQQLLALALGADPEKHVGVQSHSQDVEPFLERIGARQRSSSAAHGAVPTSAKKGTT, encoded by the coding sequence ATGTCTTATGCAGAATACGCAGAGTTCGCCGACCGAAGGGGGATCATGGGCAAACGCTACAAGAGAACGCCGGACGTGCCCCGCATAGACGGCGGCGTACTACTCTTCCGTAGCTGCCTTGTGTCAGCCGAGTACCCCGGCGTCGAGGCAGCAACCAAATGGCTCTTCGAGCGCTTCGGCATCGAGTACACGATCCATCCGGAGCAGACGTGCTGTACCGGCCTCGGATACTACTCCGATCTCATGCCCATAGAGACGACCGTCGGCCTCGCCGCGCGCAACGCATGTGTGGCCGTGAACGACGGACATCCGACAATGTGCTATCTGTGCTCCACCTGCTACGCCGTCAACAAGAAGGCTCGTAACATCCTCGCGGTAGATGCCTACCGCAGCCAGACGAATGCGGTTCTTGAGAGCATCGGTCGCATGTACGACGACGAGGTTGCGGCCAAGGTCCAGCACAAACACACGCTCGACGTGCTGTGGGGGGTCCACGAGTCCATTCCGGAGCTGGTCCGGCGCCGCCTCGACGGAGTGAAGGTAGCCACACATCCTGCGTGCCACTACTGCAAGGTCTTTCCGGAAGAGACTCTTGGGGACAATGAGAACTTCGTCGTGCCCGAGGAGCTGCTCGAGCCGGCAGGGGTCACCCCCACGGGCAACTACAACGAGAAGACGCTGCATTGCGGCGCCGGTTTCCGCAACCGTTTCGTCAATCCCTCCATCTCAGTTGCGGTCACGCATCAGAAGCTGAGACGACTGGCTCAAGAACAGGTCGACGTGCTGGTTCACATGTGCCCGAATTGCCATGTGCAGTACGACCGCTATCACGACATCATCGCCGCCTCACGCGAAGAGGACTACCCGTTCATTCACCTACACGTGCAACAGTTGCTCGCACTGGCGCTCGGCGCTGACCCGGAGAAGCACGTCGGCGTTCAGAGTCATTCGCAGGACGTCGAGCCGTTTCTCGAACGCATCGGCGCCAGGCAACGATCGTCGAGCGCCGCTCACGGCGCGGTACCGACATCTGCCAAGAAGGGCACCACGTGA